The window GACATTCCAATAATCACttgttatcttttaaaaagagagAATTCGAGACTTTTTGAGACCATTATCAAACATCATGTTCTGCGTTGTCATAACAATGTTTGCCTCTTGTAGCAAAATAATGTTTGTAACCTTTGCTTCGTGTACAGTTTATAGCGCTTGCTATATGAACGTTGCAATAGCTGGTGCCGCGGCACCTGCGCAATGCTCTCTGCAGGAGTTGTACAAAGCAGTCATCACTCATTTACCTTATTGAGTCAGTGAATGTTAACGTCTCTCTATTTCTCCAGGCAGTCGTTTGGTTAATTATTCTGGAAATAATCCTGcatggcaaaaaaaaataagatcaCACAAACACGGAATCGTTCTCTAGCTGGCCATCCTTCCAGAGTTTAATGTTCCGCAGCAAGATCTGCTCATATTCAGAATCACTGGAACTGTGGACAATCGGGAAATTTGTCACAATGTCCGAAAACCTCCGCGCGGACAGGTACGGCCTGCGAGCCAACAAGTGGTTTGGGTTGGTTGACAATGAATTGATATCACTTATAGAGTTTATAGAGTTTCCAAATTCCTCATCTGACGTATAGTAATCTGTAAAACCAAATAAATACAGTTGCATTGGTAATAGCCTTCATCGTAGAATTGAAAAGAAGACAGATCCTTCCGAGTACATTAATTTATTACTTTGTTTCGAACATTCAAAGGTATGGATTTGCATGTAATGATTGAACGTTTTTTATAAAGTAACTTAATATTGCAGAAATGGTTTGTTCCACTATTTTAGAACTACATCGGTTTACTGCATTTTTACCTTCTACGCTAGAGATTGACACGCTTTTGAGATGGTAGGGGACGATGTTTGGGGCACTCTGACGACGGAGCAAAGGAGCCTCGGATTCTGTGAGGGACTCAGGTGGAACGATATTTACCCCTATAATGCACCAACAAAAGTCGTATCAGTcgtatcaatgtaaataattgtaTGCGTGGTAAAGTAAAGCGTAAcaagtttattaaaataaacttgTATCTTGATAATCTATTAAATCCTTAATCAAGATTTTGACCCTATAGCTGATGcgatcattttttaaaggatcAAGCATACCGACATAGCCTTTCTTCCCATTGACTTTGGTAACAAAGGTCCGAGAGATCACGTGATGATCAGGCGGGAACTTTGACTTGTTCAGTTTCTGTATGGTTTCACTGATAGAGATCAACTGCTTCATCAAATCGACATCCTGGCGACGAAGATCTGACTAAAACAGAGCAAAGTATCGAACTAATTAAGCTCATTCTATTAGTCAAACTAATGTGGTATGTACATGCATAGGGAAAATTAATAAACACTATTTTCTAAAGCTTTCTTGTGCGTATATATCAAAAAGACAATCAGGATTCTGTAAAGTGGTAATGTGAAGgtgttttatatttcatttcttatttatttatctttctttttggttgttttatgtttttgtttgtttgggtttttttgtttgtttgtttggggttttttgtttgtttgtttgtttggtttttttttttttttggtttttttttgggggggggggtggagctTCTCTGATTTCCTTGTCTTGTTGTGAATGATATTTTCTGACTTAGCACGAAAgcgaaattgaaaataatagaatgctacatgtacatgtaactttatcAAAATGTGTTATTTTCACCAAATTACAGCACTCCGTATGTTTATGTAAATCGAGATTATTTGTTATTACTCGAGGATATCCCCGATTcgatatatttttcaaatattgactTTATTCACTgggttatttatattaaacattttggcTTAATAGGTTTGctgaaaaatgatttatattatgtTTAGTTTATATCAAACATCAATGTGTGCtatgaatgaataaatgaagTACCGGTGAAAATGAATGGTGAGGTGTATATGGCAAACCTGGTTTCATTCCTGTATGctttaaacaaattcaaatttgaCCTGGTATAATCAACATGCAAACTTGTAGCTCATCGGTTCGTCAACCCGAATTTCTCATCGAGCTACAACTCTGCATTTAGTAATTTGTCCAGGACGGAGAGTTATCTCGCGTTGAACGCACATTTATACGTGTACGTTTAGCAAAGATAttgttatagtctgtcccaggttattgcttccatcgctttttgatgattttaaataaaattacacatacctttgAAAGatatacagttgaaatcgttaaaagggaatatatccaagatatcttcattgaacaattatccctttccactcagaaaaattcacaggaacaaaacaGATTCCTTATGGAGaattataatggggaatgtttacatcttttctccattcggaatacgctcggaatacatcgcgcaattttttaacgttatcatccgggcttattaatggctgttgcaatgcaaaatctccgtagactttcaatttcgggatgtgtattgaaacctgaagcggtagagggggcgtttcaaaacagataatctggacattttttatattagtggatgaacgtagtttgagcacaaaggtatttactattattgaaatattaagcaaaaagtggtggaagcaaaaactcgggacagagtatagcagGTTTGAACTATGAAAAATGGTATTTGTATATCAATGGACGAACAACCTAAATAGCATATGAATCATAACACATGTACTTGTACTAAAGAAACTGGGCGCACAAGATAGTGAGTTTGCAGGAACCATCGACACGAACCAATTGGGGTTTAAATGTCTATATCCTCGAAATGCTATGTACaagtttgaacaaaaattgattgtgTTGAGAGTTAAAGTACAAGTCTATTCTGGCTATTGAATAAAACTCACAAGCTTTCTGAAAAGGGAAATGAGGGGTAAACCGATAAAACTTTATATTGGAAATtttaatacacatgcatatatattttaattcaattatacTGTATATCATACTAAACTAGTAATAAGAACAGAAAATATAGTGTTCATACGGCAGAAATCAATAACgactaattaaaatataccggtattctagtataattcaacataatgttatatcaatatacatttttaaaaaaaaaaagtaaaaaaaaatgttattttgagtCTCGAGcaggatttgaacccaaaacacttcGTTAATGACTTCAAAATCCAGACCGAAACCAGTGAGCCATGCGAGACTTTAAAATTGCGGTATAAAGTAGTGTTGGGGACAATATTGTCATATCTCtggactttgttttattatcctccaaaaaatattttgaaaaagtatataattagtcatctctgggtcatctctccatctttttttaaaaagcgacgTTTTTAATGTTGAATCAAGTCATCTTTAcaagtttcaaatttgtggagagaagacccagagacatcagaatcatttaaaaacagctgTAAATAAGTACGACTTTGCATCAATTCCgccgtgttgctatatttaggcCCATATTATGacaaaaccttttgcatttcaaacatttttcagCCCATTCTAcgtccaacagaaaccaaataacggttataattcgaaaaatgtccaaaattaatcaatgaaatgtTCACTCTTCTTGTGCGCCtagattcctgccgaatctacatcttaagcgcccactttcTTTATCACATAAAGTGCTGATGCTATTTAAAACTTCTTGCAAAACAGGAAgcttatacattatatattaatatgaaatgttataatattgCAAATCTTTGTGTATAATCtataaaacttgttttgaattcattaattttgatCATTAGTCTATGTTTTTGTCGAATTGTACCAAATCAATTCACTTAAAAATTCAGCATCTATTATCTAGACTCATGTACATCTAATATATATTAATGTGATGTACCATGCAGGCAACCGATTTGCAATTGTGTCCTATACGTGAATAATGATTCCTAACCCTAATCATAAAAGATAACGTAAGgcgtttgatttttaaaaacaaatacagaAAATGAATGACTTTACCACATAATGAACTTATTTTCAGAAATTAGGATTGTAAGAATATTTCTTATCTTGCacctcaaatttaattttaatattttgtacatgtacgtatactTAGAATTGAAGtaacattaatacatgtaagtttcATTATACTTTATCAATACCGTCAGTTaagttgaaattttaataaaatgaacttACAAGGTCTGATTTAATTTCCTCCAGTTTTTCTAATATTGAGTCAGGAAGAGGCATCTTAGTTTATGAACCAAAACAAGAGCAAGGCGCCACTCTTAACTCACAGAGACCAACATCCTATATATAAGAATGAATATTTACAGCATGCGAGGATCCTTCCGCCACACTCTAACAGGACGTGGCTCAAGAACTTGTTTCTGTCGtgaatatttgaaatttgtttcttttaaagcGGTTCCCAGTAATCCGCCATTAACAATCTTTTGTCGACTTTAATAGTCTGaagtgttattttgataaattattatatttaatcgTCGCCTTGTAGTGAAGAAATCTGTCTAAAGCTGTTTGGTcaaggtacatgtagttatagAATTCATTAAAGGGTGGTCGTCTTCATACTTTAAATTCATAGGAATCGTTGAGGGGTTTAACtggatattttgataatttagaGTGTCGCTTTAATGGAGTTATGAATGCCGATTATTTTGCCTCTTTTGTAGATCTAATGAACTTAACTTTTaattcatgtttatattttatcttaaaataaataaagcataTTCATATATTGAGGTTAAGAAGTACAATTCCTATTAGTTCAAATTTGTTATAAAGTACACTGAATAAAATAACTACGATACACCAGTAAACCTTTTGCACAATTCATTCTGTGTGTTTTTAAGATAGGCATTTTTTTTACCAGAAATATATAAGGTAGCCaaaagtgtttttaaaaactattctcagaaactatcataATTTAGTTGATACACaacaataaaattcaaaattcgcAGGTAATTGAAGAAATGAATagattattttaaatatcagtggttggacattttgaacttctttctCGAGTAGAATTCTCCAGTTCAAGGTCTCAATTACATCAACTATAGATGGTGTATGTATAAGTTTGTACGAGACAAGTTAACGTAACAAGAGAACAGGGGTTATTAAAACgcttctaaaaaataataacatgcACAGCAGTGCGTTCTGAGTGTTAGATCAATAAAATCCAACTGCCCACATGCGACTAAATTAGTCAGTGTCAATGCACTGTGATGTTGCTGACTCGTGATAAGCAATGGGAGTAGGTCTAGACTTCGCTCTCGTGATTATCTAAAATGCATTAAGATGTATACTGAAAATTGTTTTCTATACTTGgcttttaagtttattttttttgtccCCTAAAAATTTATcgattttaatagttttttgtttatttattttattttatttttttggggggagggctttttttgttgtcttttttttttggaggggggtgatttttttttttttttttttttgggggggggggggggggcttttatCTCAGGACCTCTGACCAAAGAAGTACTTCATTCCATGTCTTCAGGAAGTTGACAAGATAAGTACAGACTACCGCTGTTAGGTTTTAATCAGTTGTGGCGTTTTGTTATCAGGTGCCCCCACACTTCTCCTGCACACT is drawn from Crassostrea angulata isolate pt1a10 chromosome 5, ASM2561291v2, whole genome shotgun sequence and contains these coding sequences:
- the LOC128183919 gene encoding uncharacterized protein LOC128183919; its protein translation is MPLPDSILEKLEEIKSDLSDLRRQDVDLMKQLISISETIQKLNKSKFPPDHHVISRTFVTKVNGKKGYVGVNIVPPESLTESEAPLLRRQSAPNIVPYHLKSVSISSVEDYYTSDEEFGNSINSISDINSLSTNPNHLLARRPYLSARRFSDIVTNFPIVHSSSDSEYEQILLRNIKLWKDGQLENDSVFV